A window of the Gossypium hirsutum isolate 1008001.06 chromosome A05, Gossypium_hirsutum_v2.1, whole genome shotgun sequence genome harbors these coding sequences:
- the LOC107927597 gene encoding DExH-box ATP-dependent RNA helicase DExH3, translating into MQNPKLRCFLLGFNFTSARVSTFFDSLPFILPNTSSSARFYLPLRRRLCGYAVEQFSDDEYECDFESHKASSSVANIDEWKWKLGMLLRSENDQEIVSRDKRDRRDYEQISNLAKRMGLYSEMYGKVVVASKVPLPNYRPDLDDKRPQREVVVPLGLQRRVEGLLQEYLDRLQLNSRKVGENSDIANSIDPAEYVNPDENPDSFLDSSVMEKVLQRRSLRLRNMQRAWQESPEGKKMMEFRKSLPAFKEKERLLQAIARNQVIVISGETGCGKTTQLPQYILESEIETGRGAFCSIICTQPRRISAMAVAERVSAERGEPLGETVGYKVRLEGMKGKNTQLLFCTSGILLRRLLSDRNLNGITHVFVDEIHERGMNEDFLLIVLKDLLPRRQDLRLILMSATLNAELFSNYFGGAPKIHIPGFTYPVRAHFLEDVLEFTGYKLTSFNQIDDYGQEKMWKMQKQLAPRKRKNQITSLVEDALNKSSFENYSSRARDSLACWMPDCIGFNLIEAVLCHICRKERPGAVLVFMTGWEDISSLRDQLKAHPLLGDPNRVLLLTCHGSMATSEQKLIFEKPPPNIRKIVLATNMAEASITINDIVFVLDCGKAKETTYDALNNTPCLLPSWISQASARQRRGRAGRVQPGECYHLYPRCVYEAFSEYQLPELLRTPLNSLCLQIKSLQVESIGGFLSAALQAPEPLAVQNAIDFLKMVGALDEKENLTNLGKFLAMLPVDPKLGKMLIMGAIFRCFDPVLTIVSGLSVRDPFLLPQDKKDLAGTAKSRFSAKDYSDHMALVRAYEGWKDAEREGSAYEYCWRNFLSAQTLQAIHSLRKQFGYILREAGLVDEDVAANNKLSHNQSLVRAVICSGLFPGIASVVHRETSMSFKTMDDGQVLLYANSVNARYQTIPYPWLVFGEKVKVNTVFIRDSTGVSDSILMLFGGSLSRGAEVGHLKMLQGYIDFFMDSTLAECYLKLKEELDRLIQKKLQDPSVDILQEGKYLMLAVQELVSGDLCEGRFVFGRASRKPKDSADNSRFTRDGTNPKSLLQTLLMRAGHSPPKYKTKHLKTNEFRALVEFKGMQFVGKPMKNKQLAERDAAVEALAWLTHTSDNSRGDDGSPLDVTDNMLKLLGKRRRSKRR; encoded by the exons ATGCAAAATCCAAAGCTCAGATGTTTCCTTTTGGGATTCAATTTTACTAGCGCTAGGGTCTCCACCTTTTTTGATTCACTCCCTTTCATACTCCCAAATACTTCTTCTTCTGCCAGGTTTTATCTTCCTCTACGACGCCGTTTATGCGGGTACGCCGTAGAGCAGTTCTCAGACGATGAATACGAGTGTGATTTCGAGAGTCATAAG GCGTCGTCTTCGGTTGCCAACATTGATGAATGGAAATGGAAACTCGGCATGCTGTTACGTAGTGAAAATGACCAAGAAATTGTATCTAGAGATAAAAGAGATAGGAGAGACTATGAACAAATTTCCAACCTTGCTAAAAGGATGGGACTTTACAG TGAAATGTATGGAAAAGTGGTTGTTGCAAGCAAGGTTCCACTTCCTAACTATAGGCCAGATTTGGATGATAAACGGCCACAACGGGAG GTTGTTGTACCATTAGGCTTACAAAGGAGAGTTGAGGGTTTACTGCAAGAATACCTTGATCGGCTGCAGTTAAATTCTAGGAAGGTTGGCGAGAATTCAGATATTGCTAATTCCATTGATCCGGCTGAATATGTGAACCCAGATGAGAATCCAGATTCATTCCTGGATAGTTCTGTTATGGAAAAGGTTCTTCAAAGGAGGAGTTTGCGATTACGGAACATGCAAAGAGCTTGGCAG GAATCACCTGAAGGCAAGAAGATGATGGAATTTCGGAAATCTCTGCCTGCATTCAAGGAAAAGGAAAGGCTTCTGCAAGCAATTGCACGTAATCAG GTCATAGTGATATCGGGGGAGACTGGATGTGGCAAGACCACTCAACTTCCACAATACATATTGGAGTCAGAAATAGAAACTGGTCGTGGAGCATTCTGTAGCATAATTTGCACACAGCCTCGAAGAATATCTGCTATGGCAGTTGCAGAAAGAGTGTCTGCAGAAAGAGGAGAGCCACTTGGGGAAACA GTTGGTTATAAAGTTCGATTAGAGGGAATGAAAGGGAAAAATACCCAACTACTTTTTTGTACCAGTGGAATTTTACTCAGGCGGCTGCTGAGTGACCGGAACTTGAATGGTATAACTCATGTTTTTGTTGATGAAATACATGAGCGAGGAATGAATGAAG ATTTTCTACTTATTGTGTTGAAGGATCTTCTTCCACGTCGCCAAGATTTGAGATTAATTTTAATGAGTGCCACTTTGAATGCTGAGCTTTTCTCCAATTATTTTGGCGGGGCACCTAAAATTCACATTCCA GGTTTTACGTATCCGGTCAGGGCACATTTTCTGGAAGATGTTTTGGAATTTACTGGCTATAAGTTGACTTCTTTCAATCAAATTGATGATTATGGCCAAGAGAAAATGTGGAAAATGCAGAAGCAACTTGCCCCACGGAAAAGGAAAAACCAGATTACTTCTCTTGTAGAG GATGCTCTCAACAAATCAAGCTTTGAGAATTATAGTTCAAGAGCACGTGATTCTCTTGCATGTTGGATGCCTGATTGCATAGGATTCAATCTTATTGAGGCAGTTCTATGCCATATATGCCGAAAGGAAAGACCAGGTGCTGTGCTAGTATTTATGACTGGTTGGGAAGATATCAGTTCTTTGAGGGATCAACTTAAAGCTCATCCTCTTTTGGGAGACCCTAACAGGGTTCTGCTTCTAACATGCCATGGTTCTATGGCAACATCTGAACAG AAATTAATATTCGAGAAACCGCCTCCCAATATACGTAAAATTGTTCTTGCTACAAATATGGCAGAGGCAAGCATTACAATCAATGATATAGTTTTTGTGCTAGATTGTGGAAAAGCAAAAGAGACCACATATGATGCTCTGAATAATACACCATGTCTGCTACCTTCCTGGATATCTCAAGCATCAGCCCGGCAA AGAAGGGGTAGAGCTGGTCGTGTGCAGCCAGGCGAATGCTACCACCTATATCCGAGATGTGTTTATGAAGCTTTCTCTGAGTATCAACTTCCTGAACTTCTGAGAACTCCTTTGAATTCTCTCTGCTTGCAAATAAAAAGTTTGCAGGTTGAAAGCATTGGAGGATTCTTGTCAGCAGCTTTGCAAGCACCAGAACCATTGGCT GTCCAAAACGCCATTGATTTTCTAAAAATGGTTGGGGCACTAGATGAGAAGGAAAATCTCACTAATCTAG GAAAGTTTTTGGCAATGCTTCCTGTAGATCCCAAGCTTGGGAAAATGCTAATCATGGGTGCCATCTTCCGTTGCTTTGATCCTGTATTAACAATAGTGTCTGGACTTAGTGTCAGGGATCCTTTTCTTTTGCCTCAAGACAAGAAGGAT TTAGCTGGGACAGCCAAGTCTAGATTTTCTGCGAAAGACTACAGTGATCACATGGCTCTTGTCCGTGCTTATGAAGGGTGGAAGGATGCAGAAAGAGAAGGATCAGCATACGAGTATTGTTGGAGAAACTTCCTGTCTGCACAAACTCTTCAGGCTATTCATTCTCTTAGGAAGCAATTTGGTTATATTCTAAGAGAAGCTGGCTTGGTAGATGAAGATGTAGCTGCAAACAATAAATTAAGTCACAACCAGTCTCTAGTTCGAGCTGTCATATGCTCCGGACTCTTTCCTGGAATAGCATCTGTAGTG CACAGAGAGACATCAATGTCTTTTAAAACAATGGATGATGGCCAGGTTTTGTTATATGCT AATTCTGTGAATGCACGGTACCAAACAATACCTTATCCGTGGCTAGTGTTTGGTGAAAAAGTAAAGGTCAATACAGTTTTCATACGTGACTCCACTGGCGTATCGGATTCTATATTAATGCTCTTTGGTGGCTCTCTAAGCCGTGGGGCAGAG GTTGGGCATTTGAAAATGTTGCAAGGGTACATTGATTTCTTCATGGATTCTACCTTGGCTGAATGCTATTTGAAGCTCAAAGAAGAACTTGATAGACTTATTCAGAAGAAG CTTCAAGATCCTAGTGTTGATATTCTCCAGGAAGGGAAGTACCTTATGCTTGCAGTTCAAGAGCTAGTGTCTGGAGATCTATGTGAAGGGCGATTTGTTTTTGGCCGTGCAAGTAGGAAGCCCAAGGATTCTGCTGACAACAGTAGATTCACGAGGGATGGAACAAATCCGAAGAGCTTGCTACAAACTTTGTTAATGAGGGCTGGGCACTCACCTCCAAAATACAAGACGAAGCATCTAAAGACAAATGAATTTAGGGCACTGGTGGAATTCAAAGGAATGCAGTTTGTGGGAAAGCCTATGAAAAACAAGCAGCTTGCTGAGAGGGATGCCGCTGTAGAAGCATTGGCATGGTTGACTCATACCTCTGACAATAGTCGTGGTGATGATGGTTCCCCTCTTGATGTCACTGACAACATGTTAAAACTTTTGGGGAAGCGTCGAAGATCAAAAAGACGATAG